The following are encoded in a window of Penicillium oxalicum strain HP7-1 chromosome II, whole genome shotgun sequence genomic DNA:
- a CDS encoding Regulatory protein cys-3, translating to MPEELPPFPSGPALDKLENFNFLLSHTNAAAKAARNYSLDTDPGLVPYGSVNVDFDQTEGMGGLSVSSYDSIEDERSSLDFRAYPYHGPVGDKSINYSVPDQMIPYPAHSVYPPISFAPDDLGHAPGALTPSDVSSSISPPNGQMGNIKYSTSIPGDRIAAALDQEEGVRMAAEEDRRRRNTAASARFRMKKKQREQVLERTVRETTEKNASLEARVAQLEMENRWLKNLLTEKHEIVTARMPPPPGESSPLESKSNSTRAGQKHIQPKKKGVGTGE from the exons ATGCCTGAAGAACTGCCACCCTTTCCTTCGGGACCTGCTCTGGATAAGCTGGAAAACTTCAACTTTCTTCTCTCGCATACCAATGCCGCAGCCAAGGCGGCGCGGAACTATTCGTTGGACACCGACCCTGGGCTGGTCCCATACGGCAGTGTGAATGTGGACTTTGATCAGACGGAGGGCATGGGCGGTCTCTCCGTCAGCTCCTACGACAGTATCGAAGATGAGAGGAGCTCACTCGACTTTCGAGCTTATCCGTATCATG GTCCCGTCGGCGACAAATCGATCAACTATTCTGTACCCGACCAGATGATACCCTACCCGGCGCATTCGGTCTATCCGCCCATATCATTCGCGCCGGACGACTTGGGGCACGCCCCGGGAGCATTGACCCCCTCGGATGTCTCCTCGTCCATCTCGCCCCCCAATGGCCAGATGGGCAACATCAAATACTCCACTTCCATTCCGGGAGATCGAATCGCCGCCGCTCTCGACCAGGAGGAAGGGGTCCGGATggctgctgaagaagatcgtcGCCGCCGCAACACCGCCGCATCGGCCCGCTTCCGcatgaaaaagaagcaacgTGAACAAGTTCTTGAACGCACCGTGCGGGAGACCACCGAGAAGAATGCCTCCCTTGAGGCCCGCGTGGCGCagttggagatggaaaaCCGGTGGCTGAAGAACTTGCTTACCGAAAAGCACGAGATCGTGACTGCTCGAATGCCGCCCCCTCCCGGGGAGAGCAGCCCTCTCGAATCAAAATCGAACAGCACACGTGCGGGTCAAAAGCATATCcagcccaaaaagaaaggtgtCGGTACCGGGGAGTAG